The following proteins are co-located in the Anopheles bellator unplaced genomic scaffold, idAnoBellAS_SP24_06.2 scaffold00978_ctg1, whole genome shotgun sequence genome:
- the LOC131214458 gene encoding uncharacterized protein LOC131214458 has translation MCKLLCLFAITVVVVGMPNGPQRSAFKTIIPLARGPMKSIVKREVPALNTEKGVVGTVVEDQDDMDKSETFGFGYRNYYYGYPRYHYGYYYPAYHYGYYPYYSGYYW, from the exons ATGTGCAAG CTTTTGTGCCTATTCGCTATCACCGTGGTCGTTGTTGGGATGCCCAATGGGCCCCAAAGGTCTGCCTTCAAAACTATCATACCACTGGCCCGTGGTCCCATGAAATCGATCGTGAAGCGGGAAGTTCCTGCGTTGAATACTGAAAAAGGTGTGGTCGGCACTGTCGTCGAGGATCAAGACGATATGGATAAGTCGGAAACATTTGGCTTTGGATATCGTAATTACTACTACGGCTATCCTAGATACCACTACGGATATTACTATCCTGCCTATCATTATGGATACTATCCGTACTACAGCGGCTACTATTGGTAG